From the Triticum urartu cultivar G1812 chromosome 4, Tu2.1, whole genome shotgun sequence genome, the window AAACGATCCCAGCTTCGATAGGTCCGGGACCCAGCAGGATAGTTCTGAAGATCCAGTCAAGAACATCAACGATCCTGGAGCCCACCTAACCAATGGTGGCTCGCTATCTGTGCTCCCCCACCGCGCAACCTGCAGGCCCGACCATCATTGTATGTCACTTATAAGCAACTAAAACATATACATAATAATTTGACTACAAAAGTAACATGCCAGGTTCTTCCATACCTTCTTTCCACTTCTAACGCTCCAAGCATAAACACTACCATCACCAGAGCCtgcaagaacaaaaataaaataaatgaatAGGTTACTGGTTTAGTTAAGAAAAGAGAATGGAGTGATGATAGGAAAGGGTGATAGGGAAGGGTTTCTAACCAGATATAATATGGTTTCCATCAGGGCTGAATGATGCCTCCAATGTCGAATTGGTTACAACTGGCTTAACATTGAAAGTTGCTAGCTGCAAAAAAGGTAGTCGTAGGAGTGTTTTCCAAGGTCATAGGAGTGTTTTCTAAGTCCTTCAGCCTGCATTACTTAAATGACAGTCGGTAGTTCAAATGCTTACACTGTTGCCATGAAATGAATCTAGCACATGAATACACCCTGCTTTGGTGGTTAAAAGAAGCCGCCTTCCATCACTGCTGAACTTTATCATATTGGCTTCTGATTCGTCATTACCAACGGAGAAAATATCAAAAGGCCCCTAGGGATGTAAGATAGTTAAAACGTATCGAACAATTCAAGTCAAACAACACATTCAATCACTAATACCTTCTCAAATTTTCGAGCATCAAACATCCTTACATAACCACCATAAGCAACTGCGAAAACTAAACCCTGATCATCATATGAAACTGCGGGCCTCCCTTGCACACGCAGCAAGCCCTACAAAATCCAAAGGGAACATTTTACTGGCCAGAAATCATCCAATACTTCAACTATGATGCCACCATATGTGTTTAGATGTTAAGAAATCCAGATAAATAAATTGACCATATCCAAGACACCTTGTGCCTTTAAAATAATAATACAGTAAATCCAATAATGATCATAAAGGGCAGCCCGGTGCAtgtagctcccgcttgcgcagggtccggggaagggtccgaccactttgggTCTATTGCACGCAGCCTTTCCCTACAATTTTGCTAGAGGCCGTTTCCAGGACTTGAACCCGAAGGCAGCAGCTTTACCACTGCAAATCCAATAATGATCATCCCGGAACAAAAATATTAACAACTACAGGAATGTTAAGGATTCGATCCCAACTGTAGTACTTGGTATACTTAGCTTCAGGATAATCATCTGaaggagaataagaagatggtTTAACAGAGAAGAAAAAGTAGAAACAAATCCATAATAGCTCTGTTAACTGTAATTgcagctactccctccttccatctatatagggcctaatgcgtttttcgaggctaactttgaccaaatattagagcaataatatatgacatgcaacttacacaatgCACAC encodes:
- the LOC125550628 gene encoding protein ANTHESIS POMOTING FACTOR 1-like, with protein sequence MPAGEKEERVTMEVTDEMLKTMEVGLAFRDYIGRISSMDFHSKATNYLVTASDDESIRLYDIQNAVCLKTINSKKYGVELVCFTTNPTLVLYSSKNGWDESLRLLSLNDNRFVRYFKGHLDRVVAMSLCYEKDSFLSGSLDRTVLLWDLRADKAQGLLRVQGRPAVSYDDQGLVFAVAYGGYVRMFDARKFEKGPFDIFSVGNDESEANMIKFSSDGRRLLLTTKAGCIHVLDSFHGNSLATFNVKPVVTNSTLEASFSPDGNHIISGSGDGSVYAWSVRSGKKVARWGSTDSEPPLVRWAPGSLMFLTGSSELSCWVPDLSKLGSFAVTK